In Pseudomonadales bacterium, a single window of DNA contains:
- a CDS encoding cytochrome c oxidase subunit 3 family protein, translating to MTGLNQAVVAAAWPQPTSGERVKKTPGNIAIWILIYAELTEFALFFIVFLVVRSHNQDIFAVGPSQLNTLAGVLNTLVLISSSYFIARAISSIKAGQRDACLKWLWLTLAAGAGYCAIKGWEYYWNHSQGIDSKTNVFFSLYYYLTFNHLLHVLVGMCTILFVTIRTQMNAYDEKSHEGLESAASYWHMIDLAWIIIFPLLYVLC from the coding sequence ATGACTGGCTTGAATCAGGCGGTAGTTGCCGCGGCTTGGCCACAACCAACGTCAGGGGAAAGGGTTAAAAAAACGCCGGGCAATATCGCTATTTGGATATTGATCTATGCCGAGCTAACCGAATTTGCACTATTTTTCATCGTCTTCTTGGTAGTGCGTTCCCATAATCAGGATATTTTTGCAGTTGGGCCTAGTCAGCTCAATACGCTCGCTGGTGTACTCAATACGCTCGTGTTAATCAGCAGTAGCTATTTTATTGCGCGGGCGATTTCGAGCATTAAAGCAGGGCAGCGCGATGCCTGCCTGAAATGGCTATGGCTGACCTTGGCGGCGGGCGCTGGATACTGCGCCATCAAAGGCTGGGAGTACTATTGGAATCATAGTCAGGGCATCGATTCGAAAACCAATGTTTTCTTTTCGCTCTATTATTATCTGACGTTCAATCATTTGTTACACGTGCTGGTCGGTATGTGTACTATTTTGTTCGTAACTATTCGTACCCAGATGAATGCCTATGATGAGAAGAGTCACGAAGGCCTGGAAAGTGCGGCGAGTTATTGGCACATGATTGACCTGGCCTGGATTATTATTTTCCCATTGCTGTATGTGCTGTGTTAA
- the trpD gene encoding anthranilate phosphoribosyltransferase has translation MNIQTAIGQLVDRQNLTAKQIAEVMRQILSGQASEPQIAGFLVALRMKGETLDEILGTVSVMRELVTPVTVRGDHLVDIVGTGGDGANLFNVSSASAFVAAAAGAKVAKHGNHSVSSSSGSADLLQAAGINIQLTPEQVARCIEEVGVGFMYAPAHHGAMRYAAAPRKALGIRTLFNMVGPMTNPAGVVNQVIGVFDKKLCLPVTQVLQQLGSEHVLVVHSHDGLDEISLAQPTHVVELYQGKIKEYEIAPEDFGITSHSLSGLCVDSSSQSLALIYSALEQEESEVAQKAADLIALNAGAAIYAAGVASDLAQGVVMAQDAIGGGLAREKIRELVSFSDCFESA, from the coding sequence ATGAATATTCAAACGGCGATTGGTCAACTGGTCGACAGGCAAAACCTGACGGCGAAACAGATAGCTGAGGTGATGCGTCAGATTTTGTCAGGCCAAGCGAGCGAGCCACAGATTGCCGGGTTCCTGGTGGCATTGCGCATGAAGGGTGAAACCCTGGATGAAATTCTGGGTACGGTCAGCGTGATGCGAGAGCTGGTCACACCCGTTACAGTCAGGGGTGATCATTTGGTTGATATTGTCGGCACTGGCGGCGATGGCGCCAATCTGTTTAACGTCTCCAGCGCCAGTGCTTTTGTTGCCGCAGCGGCGGGTGCAAAGGTTGCCAAGCATGGTAATCATTCGGTTTCCAGTTCTAGCGGCAGTGCAGATCTGTTGCAGGCAGCGGGAATTAATATTCAATTAACACCGGAGCAGGTGGCGCGTTGTATCGAAGAAGTGGGCGTCGGCTTTATGTATGCCCCCGCACATCATGGCGCAATGCGCTATGCAGCGGCTCCGCGTAAAGCTCTGGGTATTCGCACGCTATTTAATATGGTCGGGCCGATGACGAATCCAGCCGGGGTGGTCAATCAGGTCATTGGGGTATTCGACAAAAAATTATGTTTGCCGGTTACCCAGGTACTACAGCAGTTGGGAAGTGAACATGTGTTAGTGGTACATTCCCATGATGGTCTTGATGAAATCAGTCTGGCACAACCCACTCATGTGGTTGAGCTCTATCAAGGAAAGATTAAAGAATATGAGATTGCGCCCGAAGACTTTGGTATAACGAGCCATAGTTTGTCTGGACTTTGTGTCGATAGCTCAAGTCAGTCGCTGGCGCTGATCTATAGTGCGTTGGAGCAAGAAGAGTCGGAGGTGGCGCAAAAGGCCGCCGATCTAATTGCGTTAAATGCGGGCGCGGCGATCTATGCGGCAGGCGTCGCGAGTGATTTGGCGCAAGGTGTGGTGATGGCGCAGGACGCGATAGGCGGCGGCTTGGCCCGGGAAAAGATACGAGAATTAGTCAGTTTTTCTGATTGTTTCGAGAGTGCGTAA
- a CDS encoding anthranilate synthase component I yields MTPEYFAQLTTEGYNRIPITRTVLADLDTPLSSYLKLASGPYSYMFESVQGGEKWGRYSIIGLPCRTVIKVRGYQISVETDGELVESLEHADPFEFVKEFQARYRVAQLDDSPRYNGGLAGYFGYDTVRYIEPRLKASMPQDKIGNPDIVLMLSDEVLVFDNLAGTLSLIIHVDPAVPDAYQLAQQRLDYLVSKLPEPSPLLAEINLDVVNMAADKLPISESEFKSDFTQPEYEAAVEKIKEYALSGDIMQVVPSQRMTIPFEAEPINLYRALRNLNPSPYMFYLNLGDFYVVGASPEVLTRVENGEITVRPIAGTRRRGKTEADDLAMEQDLLSDPKEIAEHLMLIDLGRNDVGRVAKTGSVRVTDKMVVERYSHVMHIVSNVVGEIKPGLSAIDVLRATIPAGTLSGAPKIRAMEIIDEVEPVKRGVYGGAVGYISWQDNMDTCIAIRTAVIKDKMLYVQAGGGVVADSVPKLEWKETMNKARAMFRAVAMAHTETESNDNVGQG; encoded by the coding sequence ATGACCCCCGAATATTTTGCCCAGCTCACTACCGAGGGCTATAACCGCATACCCATTACGCGCACAGTGCTGGCGGATTTGGACACACCCTTAAGTTCCTACCTGAAGTTGGCGTCTGGTCCCTACTCCTATATGTTTGAGTCGGTACAGGGCGGTGAAAAATGGGGGCGTTATTCGATTATTGGTTTGCCTTGTCGTACGGTCATAAAAGTACGGGGCTATCAAATCAGTGTTGAAACCGATGGCGAATTGGTGGAATCGCTAGAGCATGCCGATCCATTTGAGTTTGTGAAGGAATTTCAGGCGCGATACCGGGTGGCTCAGCTCGATGATAGTCCACGTTATAATGGTGGTTTGGCTGGTTATTTCGGTTATGACACGGTGCGTTATATCGAGCCGCGTCTCAAGGCGTCAATGCCACAGGATAAGATAGGGAATCCGGACATTGTGTTGATGTTGTCGGATGAGGTGTTGGTGTTCGATAACCTGGCAGGCACCCTGAGTCTTATTATTCATGTCGATCCGGCAGTACCGGATGCTTATCAGCTGGCACAACAACGGCTGGATTATCTAGTCTCGAAGTTGCCGGAACCTTCGCCTTTGCTGGCGGAAATTAATTTGGATGTAGTGAATATGGCAGCGGATAAACTGCCGATCAGCGAAAGCGAATTTAAGTCGGATTTCACCCAACCCGAATACGAAGCCGCAGTAGAAAAAATTAAAGAGTACGCACTATCGGGAGATATCATGCAGGTGGTGCCTTCACAGCGGATGACTATTCCCTTCGAAGCAGAGCCGATTAACCTTTATCGAGCCCTTAGAAACCTTAATCCTTCACCCTATATGTTTTATCTGAACCTGGGTGATTTTTATGTGGTGGGGGCCTCACCGGAAGTGCTAACGCGGGTTGAGAATGGTGAAATCACAGTGCGGCCTATTGCCGGCACTCGGCGGCGCGGCAAAACGGAAGCGGATGATCTGGCTATGGAGCAGGATTTATTGAGCGATCCGAAGGAAATTGCCGAGCATTTAATGTTAATTGATCTGGGCCGCAATGATGTTGGCCGTGTCGCCAAAACGGGTAGCGTCCGGGTCACGGATAAGATGGTGGTAGAGCGTTACTCTCATGTCATGCACATTGTTTCTAATGTAGTTGGTGAGATTAAACCGGGGCTATCGGCGATTGATGTGTTACGGGCAACTATCCCAGCGGGTACGCTTAGCGGTGCGCCGAAGATTCGTGCGATGGAAATTATCGATGAGGTCGAGCCGGTCAAGCGCGGTGTATACGGCGGCGCGGTAGGCTATATTTCCTGGCAAGATAATATGGATACCTGCATCGCCATCCGTACGGCGGTAATCAAAGATAAAATGCTTTATGTCCAGGCCGGTGGCGGTGTGGTGGCGGATTCGGTACCAAAACTGGAATGGAAAGAGACCATGAATAAGGCGCGCGCCATGTTTCGTGCGGTCGCGATGGCGCATACGGAAACAGAAAGTAACGATAATGTGGGACAGGGTTAG
- a CDS encoding HupE/UreJ family protein, with protein MKKIIPPLTIGLLFPSLAYAHGTGYGGGFMAGLNHPVLGLDHLLAMISVGILSAQMGGRAIWSVPATFVFVMLIGAIMGMRGIQLVSVEHGIAFSVLALGFALVAEKKLSPILAMTFVGFFAIFHGHAHGSEMPYLAKPVLYASGFVVGTAGIHIAGVLIGVFAKKFNNGAQFLRYVGAGIVGIGFHLIIM; from the coding sequence ATGAAAAAGATCATACCCCCACTAACGATTGGATTACTTTTCCCAAGCTTAGCTTACGCTCATGGAACTGGTTACGGTGGAGGGTTTATGGCGGGCCTGAATCATCCGGTGCTCGGATTGGATCACCTCTTAGCTATGATCAGCGTCGGTATCTTAAGTGCTCAAATGGGCGGACGAGCTATTTGGAGCGTTCCAGCTACTTTTGTATTTGTTATGTTAATTGGCGCGATAATGGGAATGCGGGGTATACAATTAGTTTCCGTTGAACATGGCATCGCCTTTTCCGTATTGGCTCTTGGCTTTGCACTTGTTGCCGAAAAGAAACTCTCACCAATATTGGCAATGACCTTTGTGGGCTTTTTCGCCATTTTTCACGGTCATGCACATGGCTCTGAAATGCCCTACTTGGCCAAGCCTGTACTATATGCATCCGGATTTGTTGTCGGGACTGCCGGTATTCATATCGCTGGCGTTTTGATAGGTGTCTTTGCAAAAAAATTCAACAATGGCGCTCAGTTCCTGCGCTATGTTGGGGCAGGTATTGTCGGCATCGGTTTTCACCTTATCATTATGTGA
- a CDS encoding CbbQ/NirQ/NorQ/GpvN family protein produces the protein MNETINYLAQGREIEIFNQAAQNGLPVLLKGPTGCGKTRFVEYMAQQLERPVYTIACHDDLTASDLVGRHLIGAAGTYWQDGPLTKAVREGAICYLDEVVEARKDTTVVLHPLADHRRVLPLERTGELLKAHPDFMLVISYNPGYQNLMKGLKPSTRQRFVALSFDYPKIALETEIVAQESGVETALAHQLVMLANDLRRLKEHDLEEAASTRLLIYTALMIKSGLPVKEACVACMAEPLTDELETLAALNKLIDAHF, from the coding sequence ATGAACGAAACGATCAATTATTTAGCGCAAGGGCGAGAGATTGAAATTTTTAATCAAGCGGCCCAAAACGGCTTGCCAGTCCTACTTAAAGGGCCGACTGGTTGTGGTAAAACCCGCTTTGTTGAATACATGGCACAGCAGCTGGAGCGCCCTGTATACACTATCGCTTGTCATGATGACCTGACTGCTTCTGACCTGGTAGGACGGCATTTGATTGGCGCCGCAGGGACCTATTGGCAGGACGGCCCACTAACCAAAGCGGTTCGTGAAGGAGCCATCTGCTATCTGGATGAAGTGGTGGAAGCACGCAAAGATACTACGGTGGTTTTGCATCCTTTGGCAGATCACCGGCGCGTGTTACCACTGGAAAGAACCGGAGAGCTGTTGAAGGCGCATCCAGATTTTATGCTGGTGATTTCCTATAACCCTGGTTATCAGAATCTAATGAAAGGACTCAAGCCCAGCACCCGTCAGCGCTTTGTTGCACTGAGTTTTGATTACCCGAAGATAGCACTCGAAACAGAGATTGTCGCCCAAGAAAGCGGGGTGGAAACGGCATTGGCCCACCAGTTAGTGATGCTGGCGAACGATTTACGCAGGCTCAAAGAGCATGACTTGGAAGAGGCGGCGTCGACGCGCTTACTGATATATACCGCACTGATGATTAAATCTGGGCTGCCAGTAAAAGAAGCCTGCGTGGCCTGCATGGCGGAGCCGCTCACCGATGAATTGGAAACGCTGGCGGCGTTGAATAAGTTAATCGATGCCCACTTCTAA
- a CDS encoding aminodeoxychorismate/anthranilate synthase component II → MLLMIDNYDSFTYNVVQYLGELGADVQVYRNDEITIAEIEGLNPERIVISPGPCTPNEAGISVATIEHFAGKKPILGICLGHQSIGQAFGGKIVRARQVMHGKTSMIHHRNQGVFKDLKNPFEATRYHSLVIEKVSLPDCLEVTAWTANADGSIDEIMGVRHKSLAIEGVQFHPESILTEHGHDLLRNFITNSP, encoded by the coding sequence ATGTTACTAATGATCGATAACTATGACTCCTTCACCTACAATGTGGTGCAATATTTGGGCGAGCTGGGTGCAGACGTGCAGGTTTACCGTAATGATGAGATAACCATCGCCGAGATAGAAGGTCTGAACCCGGAACGTATTGTAATCTCGCCCGGCCCCTGTACGCCCAACGAAGCGGGCATATCCGTTGCCACGATTGAACACTTTGCGGGTAAAAAACCGATCCTGGGTATTTGTCTGGGACATCAATCCATTGGTCAAGCTTTTGGCGGTAAAATTGTTCGTGCCCGCCAGGTGATGCATGGCAAAACATCAATGATTCATCATCGAAATCAAGGCGTCTTTAAGGATTTGAAAAACCCCTTTGAAGCAACACGTTATCATTCGTTAGTCATTGAAAAGGTAAGCCTACCGGACTGTTTGGAAGTCACTGCTTGGACGGCCAATGCCGATGGATCGATAGATGAAATTATGGGGGTTCGCCATAAATCCTTGGCGATTGAAGGCGTGCAGTTTCATCCTGAATCGATACTGACTGAGCACGGACATGATCTGCTCAGAAACTTTATAACGAACTCTCCTTAG
- a CDS encoding chorismate lyase, translating to MKSPSPFALTHWRSYKRVPGIGLDPFWRSWLLDRGSLTERLVRATEGNFFVRVTQQGWLRPHLSEATRLRIKPGQIALVREVQLVCHKEAWVHARSVFPLSTLSGSLGYLRNLGNKSLGSLLFKDPSLKRTLFEIASMRNYPIGSPEQSLADSTLWGRRSLFYVQQMPILVTEIFLPALKAHMEQHQL from the coding sequence TTGAAAAGTCCCTCTCCTTTCGCATTGACTCATTGGCGTAGTTATAAAAGAGTTCCTGGCATTGGTCTCGATCCGTTTTGGCGGTCATGGCTTTTAGACCGGGGCTCTCTTACCGAACGCTTAGTCCGCGCCACGGAAGGTAATTTTTTTGTGCGGGTAACACAGCAAGGCTGGCTACGACCTCATTTGTCCGAAGCGACACGGCTAAGAATCAAACCGGGACAGATAGCGCTGGTAAGAGAAGTTCAACTCGTGTGCCACAAAGAAGCCTGGGTGCACGCACGCAGCGTATTCCCGCTCAGCACGCTATCCGGCAGCCTGGGTTATTTGAGAAACCTCGGTAATAAATCTCTAGGGAGTCTGTTATTTAAAGATCCCAGCCTGAAAAGAACTCTATTTGAGATCGCCTCCATGAGAAATTACCCTATTGGTTCGCCGGAACAGTCTCTTGCTGATTCAACTCTTTGGGGCCGTCGCTCACTATTTTATGTACAACAAATGCCAATTCTTGTAACCGAGATTTTTTTGCCCGCGTTAAAGGCGCATATGGAACAACATCAGTTATAA
- a CDS encoding HDOD domain-containing protein → MDIPGNIANKLENLGIQYSLEKYHDDLLAARLQRANSRLTQLARVSFLQSANEKIQLITSASSLCRLDMIIEQINQAVTAVTPEFERRLIDSKKLDVFTALPQASDYRVLVDSGLFEAEKIYLPCGIKGTYLLVSDSDFKKLVSGHEIISADLPLEKLELNLEQPESDSEQLHKAIRSYTSRKIAKNLSETLDIPPLSHTAQKVISLSANPNAEADELVAIVEQDPSLTAQVVGWAASPYYSAPGRVRSIRDAIIRVLGFELVMSLAMGLAVGKTLQVPKECPRGASAFWRQSIYCAIAMEKLNRHLPPENRVASGLCYIAGLLNNFGYLILTHVFKSHFIQLCRYQEVNRHLHPSLIETYLLGICRDQMSGQLMQYWNLPDEISTALRFQQVADYQGEHHIYANLCFIAQRLLAAKGIGDSPASIIPVQLYERLGLTPSSIEQVIEELFSSSVEIDAMTSVFTS, encoded by the coding sequence TTGGATATTCCAGGGAATATTGCCAATAAACTTGAAAATTTAGGCATTCAATACAGTCTTGAAAAGTACCACGACGATTTATTGGCAGCACGCTTGCAGCGTGCTAATTCTCGTCTTACTCAACTTGCCAGGGTATCGTTCCTGCAGTCTGCCAACGAAAAAATTCAGCTGATTACTTCCGCCAGTTCCCTTTGTCGTCTCGACATGATCATTGAGCAGATCAATCAGGCAGTCACGGCAGTAACGCCCGAATTTGAGAGAAGGTTAATTGATTCGAAAAAACTAGATGTGTTTACGGCCCTTCCTCAAGCATCCGACTACCGGGTGTTAGTAGACTCGGGATTATTCGAGGCAGAGAAAATATATCTCCCGTGCGGTATAAAGGGCACGTACCTGCTGGTTTCAGACAGCGATTTCAAAAAATTAGTATCCGGCCATGAAATTATCAGTGCTGATCTTCCACTTGAAAAATTAGAGCTCAACCTGGAACAGCCGGAGTCGGATTCCGAACAGTTACATAAAGCCATTCGCAGCTATACCTCCCGCAAAATAGCAAAAAATCTCAGCGAAACCTTAGATATCCCGCCTTTATCGCACACCGCACAAAAAGTGATTAGCCTTAGTGCGAACCCTAATGCCGAGGCTGATGAACTGGTCGCTATCGTTGAGCAGGATCCCAGTCTTACCGCACAAGTGGTCGGTTGGGCCGCCTCCCCCTATTATTCTGCGCCAGGTAGGGTTCGCTCGATTCGCGATGCGATCATACGCGTGTTGGGCTTTGAGCTAGTGATGAGTTTAGCAATGGGATTAGCGGTGGGGAAAACTTTACAGGTACCCAAGGAGTGCCCAAGAGGAGCATCCGCTTTCTGGCGACAATCGATTTATTGCGCTATCGCAATGGAAAAACTAAACCGCCACCTTCCTCCCGAAAACCGAGTAGCATCGGGGCTTTGCTATATTGCCGGACTGCTGAACAATTTTGGTTATTTAATTCTTACGCACGTTTTTAAATCTCATTTTATTCAGCTATGCCGCTATCAGGAAGTTAACCGCCACCTTCATCCTAGCCTTATTGAAACCTATTTGCTGGGTATATGCCGTGATCAAATGAGTGGCCAATTGATGCAATACTGGAACCTGCCGGATGAAATTTCTACAGCGTTACGGTTTCAGCAGGTTGCCGACTACCAAGGCGAGCACCATATTTATGCCAATCTGTGTTTTATCGCCCAGCGATTGCTGGCGGCTAAAGGTATTGGCGATAGCCCGGCAAGCATCATTCCCGTTCAACTTTATGAACGACTGGGGCTTACCCCTTCCAGTATTGAGCAGGTCATCGAAGAACTTTTTAGTTCATCCGTTGAAATAGACGCCATGACGTCTGTGTTCACCAGCTAG
- a CDS encoding gamma-glutamylcyclotransferase, giving the protein MPDHLLYYAYGSNLHPARLAARIPSSRFLGIALLPNYQLAFHKRGADGSAKCNALFSGNPEHQLPGALFQMRAAEKPTLDEIEGLGYRVDTLSVCLAGEMLSAFAYIAEDDYIDPQLKPYHWYKELVYLGALYHAFPAHLIEQIARVESIQDEDIERHQKNEQLLTCMR; this is encoded by the coding sequence GTGCCTGATCATCTGCTTTACTACGCCTATGGCTCCAATTTACACCCCGCACGGCTGGCTGCGCGTATTCCCTCTAGCCGCTTCTTGGGTATCGCCCTGCTACCAAACTATCAGCTAGCCTTTCACAAAAGAGGTGCAGATGGGTCGGCTAAATGTAATGCTTTGTTTAGTGGTAATCCAGAGCATCAATTACCGGGTGCGCTATTTCAAATGCGGGCTGCGGAGAAACCTACTCTGGATGAGATTGAAGGTCTTGGATACCGCGTCGATACGCTTAGTGTTTGCTTGGCCGGAGAGATGCTTTCGGCATTTGCCTATATTGCCGAAGATGATTATATCGACCCTCAGCTTAAACCTTATCACTGGTATAAAGAACTGGTGTATCTTGGTGCTCTATACCATGCCTTTCCGGCGCACCTTATCGAACAAATAGCCCGAGTTGAGTCAATTCAGGATGAAGATATCGAGCGTCATCAAAAAAATGAGCAGTTACTTACCTGCATGCGTTAA
- the rpe gene encoding ribulose-phosphate 3-epimerase gives MADYLIAPSILSADFARLGEEVDTVLAAGADIVHFDVMDNHYVPNLTIGPMVCEALRKYGITASIDVHLMVKPVDRIIGDFIDAGASYITFHPEASEHIDRSLQLIRDGGCKAGLALNPATSLSCLEEVMDKLDMILLMSVNPGFGGQKFIPGTYKKIQRVRELIAASGLDIRLEVDGGIGVNNIAEVAKAGADTFVAGSAIFGSGDYQQTIQNMRDALAQVS, from the coding sequence ATGGCTGACTATTTGATTGCACCCTCCATCCTTTCTGCGGACTTTGCGCGTTTAGGTGAAGAAGTCGATACGGTGCTTGCGGCGGGCGCTGATATCGTGCACTTTGATGTGATGGACAACCATTACGTGCCTAATCTTACGATCGGTCCGATGGTGTGCGAAGCGCTGCGCAAATACGGCATCACTGCCTCGATTGACGTCCATTTGATGGTCAAACCCGTGGACCGAATTATTGGTGATTTTATCGATGCGGGGGCTTCCTATATAACCTTTCACCCGGAAGCTTCGGAACATATTGATCGCTCGTTGCAACTGATTCGCGATGGCGGCTGTAAAGCCGGTTTGGCGTTGAATCCGGCGACCTCTTTGAGCTGTCTTGAGGAGGTGATGGATAAGCTAGATATGATTCTGCTGATGTCCGTAAACCCTGGCTTTGGTGGACAAAAATTTATCCCCGGTACCTACAAAAAAATTCAGCGGGTACGTGAACTGATTGCTGCCAGCGGTTTGGATATCCGACTCGAGGTCGATGGTGGTATCGGTGTTAATAATATTGCCGAGGTTGCTAAAGCCGGCGCAGATACTTTCGTTGCCGGATCAGCGATCTTTGGGAGCGGCGATTATCAGCAAACGATACAAAATATGCGTGACGCGCTCGCCCAAGTGAGTTAA
- the ubiA gene encoding 4-hydroxybenzoate octaprenyltransferase, whose translation MTLSSSLKNQLGDYARLMRLDKPIGTYLLLWPTLWALWIAADGFPSERVLIIFVLGVICMRAAGCIINDFADRKIDHQVERTRERPLTTGKVSVAEASILFAVLVATSLYLVLLTNTLTIGLSFIAILLTATYPFMKRYTYLPQVVLGAAFSMSIPMAFAAETNAVPLIAWLVYTANVLWTVVYDTIYAMVDRDDDLRIGVKSTAILFGEADKLIIGILQLLTLTALAATGYQLNMGHWFYASLVLVSLIFLYHQYLMKDRERSLCFRAFLHNHWVGMIIFIGILLNYGYQ comes from the coding sequence ATGACTCTATCGTCATCCTTAAAAAACCAGCTAGGCGATTATGCCCGCCTTATGCGTTTAGACAAACCCATTGGTACTTACCTGTTACTTTGGCCGACCCTCTGGGCGTTATGGATTGCGGCGGATGGCTTTCCCAGCGAGCGGGTACTCATTATTTTTGTGCTTGGCGTGATCTGTATGCGCGCCGCTGGTTGCATCATTAACGATTTTGCCGACCGCAAAATTGATCACCAGGTAGAACGTACACGTGAACGCCCATTAACCACGGGCAAAGTTTCCGTCGCTGAAGCTAGCATCCTCTTCGCAGTGCTGGTGGCAACGTCACTTTATTTGGTGCTGTTAACCAATACCCTAACCATAGGACTGTCATTTATTGCCATCCTACTCACTGCGACCTATCCCTTTATGAAGCGCTACACCTACTTACCGCAGGTGGTGCTGGGGGCAGCATTTTCTATGTCAATCCCTATGGCGTTTGCCGCCGAGACCAACGCCGTTCCCCTAATTGCCTGGTTGGTTTATACGGCGAACGTGTTATGGACTGTGGTATATGACACCATCTACGCAATGGTAGATCGTGATGATGACCTAAGAATTGGCGTCAAATCCACTGCCATTCTATTTGGAGAAGCCGATAAGTTAATTATTGGAATCTTGCAGCTACTGACACTGACAGCACTCGCGGCAACTGGTTATCAACTAAATATGGGGCACTGGTTCTATGCCAGTCTAGTTTTGGTTAGTCTGATTTTCCTTTATCACCAGTACCTAATGAAGGATAGGGAACGTAGCCTTTGTTTTCGGGCGTTTCTACATAATCATTGGGTCGGCATGATTATATTCATCGGTATCCTTTTGAACTACGGCTATCAATAA
- a CDS encoding DUF2959 domain-containing protein, translated as MGIKLPMAVLLAFSLTGCQQAYYNTMEKFGVHKREILVDRVEEARDSQIETQEQFKSALERFSEVVNFDGGDLEKQYEALNDEYEKSEKKAAVVHDHIEAVDDVANALFEEWEAELEEYSSDKYKGMKQRELAEAKKRYAGLIKAMRKAESKIAPVLAAFKDQVLFLKHSLNAKAVASLKSELVSVRADVSRLVREMQKSIDASNAYIESLSN; from the coding sequence ATGGGAATCAAATTACCAATGGCGGTTTTGTTGGCGTTTAGCTTAACGGGATGCCAGCAAGCTTATTACAACACGATGGAGAAGTTTGGCGTGCATAAGCGCGAAATTCTGGTCGATCGGGTTGAGGAGGCGCGCGACAGTCAAATCGAAACACAGGAACAGTTCAAGTCTGCTTTGGAGCGATTCAGCGAAGTGGTCAATTTTGATGGTGGCGACCTGGAAAAGCAGTATGAAGCGCTCAATGATGAATATGAAAAAAGTGAAAAGAAGGCTGCGGTGGTACATGACCATATTGAAGCGGTAGATGATGTCGCCAATGCTTTGTTTGAAGAATGGGAAGCGGAGCTGGAAGAATATAGCAGCGATAAATACAAGGGTATGAAACAGCGTGAACTGGCAGAAGCAAAAAAACGCTACGCAGGATTGATTAAGGCCATGCGCAAGGCGGAGTCAAAAATTGCACCTGTGCTAGCGGCATTTAAGGATCAAGTGCTCTTTTTAAAACATAGTCTTAACGCAAAAGCGGTGGCGTCATTGAAAAGTGAATTGGTGAGTGTGCGTGCTGATGTGTCGCGCTTGGTGCGGGAAATGCAAAAGTCGATTGATGCGTCCAATGCCTATATTGAATCGCTCAGTAATTGA